In Chanodichthys erythropterus isolate Z2021 chromosome 9, ASM2448905v1, whole genome shotgun sequence, a genomic segment contains:
- the gpd1a gene encoding glycerol-3-phosphate dehydrogenase 1a isoform X1, with the protein MSSPKRVCIVGSGNWGSAIAKIVGTNARNNPKFDSTVNMWVFEETVNGRKLTEVINTDHENVKYLPGHKLPENVVAVPDLLDAAKSADILLFVIPHQFIGRICDTMKGNIKQDALGMSLIKGVDEGPDGLKLISEVIHEKLGIKMSVLMGANIANEVADEKFCETTIGCRDQTEGALLKELMQTDHFRVTVVQEADVVEICGALKNIVAVGAGFCDGLGFGDNTKAAVIRLGLMEMISFARLFCTVGSVSSATFLESCGVADLITTCYGGRNRKVAEAFAKTGKSLEELEKEMLNGQKLQGPATAAEVHKILKNKGVLDRFPLFNAVYQICYEGRPVTEFIHCLQNHPEHQ; encoded by the exons ATGTCAAGTCCTAAAAGAGTTTGCATCGTCGGCTCTGGGAActg GGGTTCTGCTATTGCTAAGATAGTTGGCACAAATGCAAGGAATAATCCGAAGTTTGACTCCACGGTTAACATGTGGGTGTTTGAAGAGACGGTGAACGGGCGTAAACTCACAGAGGTCATAAACACAGACCACGAGAACGTCAAGTATTTGCCGGGACACAAGCTTCCAGAAAATGTT GTGGCGGTGCCAGATCTGCTCGACGCTGCCAAGAGCGCTGACATTCTGCTCTTTGTGATTCCACATCAATTCATCGGCCGTATTTGTGACACCATGAAGGGCAATATCAAACAGGATGCGCTTGGAATGTCACTCATCAAG GGGGTGGATGAAGGACCGGATGGACTGAAGCTCATCTCAGAGGTCATTCACGAGAAGCTGGGCATCAAGATGAGCGTGTTGATGGGAGCAAATATCGCCAATGAGGTGGCGGATGAGAAATTCTGCGAGACCACCATTG GCTGCAGGGATCAAACCGAGGGGGCGTTGCTTAAAGAACTCATGCAGACGGATCACTTCCGGGTCACGGTCGTACAGGAAGCAGATGTGGTGGAGATCTGTGGTGCTCTGAAG AATATAGTAGCAGTAGGAGCAGGTTTCTGTGACGGGTTGGGCTTCGGTGACAATACAAAGGCTGCGGTGATCAGACTGGGTCTCATGGAGATGATCAGCTTTGCTCGGTtgttctgcaccgtcggctCCGTTTCTTCTGCAACGTTCTTGGAGAGCTGTGGCGTTGCTGATCTCATTACCACATGTTACGGAGGACGAAATCGGAAAGTCGCAGAGGCCTTCGCCAAGACTGGCAAG TCTCTCGAAGAGCTTGAAAAGGAAATGTTGAATGGTCAGAAGCTGCAGGGTCCCGCCACAGCCGCTGAAGTCCACAAGATACTTAAAAACAAAGGCGTACTCGACAG ATTTCCCCTTTTTAATGCAGTGTATCAGATCTGTTACGAGGGTCGGCCTGTGACTGAGTTCATCCACTGTTTGCAGAACCATCCAGAACATCAGTGA
- the gpd1a gene encoding glycerol-3-phosphate dehydrogenase 1a isoform X2 has protein sequence MSSPKRVCIVGSGNWGSAIAKIVGTNARNNPKFDSTVNMWVFEETVNGRKLTEVINTDHENVKYLPGHKLPENVVAVPDLLDAAKSADILLFVIPHQFIGRICDTMKGNIKQDALGMSLIKGVDEGPDGLKLISEVIHEKLGIKMSVLMGANIANEVADEKFCETTIGCRDQTEGALLKELMQTDHFRVTVVQEADVVEICGALKSLEELEKEMLNGQKLQGPATAAEVHKILKNKGVLDRFPLFNAVYQICYEGRPVTEFIHCLQNHPEHQ, from the exons ATGTCAAGTCCTAAAAGAGTTTGCATCGTCGGCTCTGGGAActg GGGTTCTGCTATTGCTAAGATAGTTGGCACAAATGCAAGGAATAATCCGAAGTTTGACTCCACGGTTAACATGTGGGTGTTTGAAGAGACGGTGAACGGGCGTAAACTCACAGAGGTCATAAACACAGACCACGAGAACGTCAAGTATTTGCCGGGACACAAGCTTCCAGAAAATGTT GTGGCGGTGCCAGATCTGCTCGACGCTGCCAAGAGCGCTGACATTCTGCTCTTTGTGATTCCACATCAATTCATCGGCCGTATTTGTGACACCATGAAGGGCAATATCAAACAGGATGCGCTTGGAATGTCACTCATCAAG GGGGTGGATGAAGGACCGGATGGACTGAAGCTCATCTCAGAGGTCATTCACGAGAAGCTGGGCATCAAGATGAGCGTGTTGATGGGAGCAAATATCGCCAATGAGGTGGCGGATGAGAAATTCTGCGAGACCACCATTG GCTGCAGGGATCAAACCGAGGGGGCGTTGCTTAAAGAACTCATGCAGACGGATCACTTCCGGGTCACGGTCGTACAGGAAGCAGATGTGGTGGAGATCTGTGGTGCTCTGAAG TCTCTCGAAGAGCTTGAAAAGGAAATGTTGAATGGTCAGAAGCTGCAGGGTCCCGCCACAGCCGCTGAAGTCCACAAGATACTTAAAAACAAAGGCGTACTCGACAG ATTTCCCCTTTTTAATGCAGTGTATCAGATCTGTTACGAGGGTCGGCCTGTGACTGAGTTCATCCACTGTTTGCAGAACCATCCAGAACATCAGTGA